One window of Ralstonia pickettii DTP0602 genomic DNA carries:
- a CDS encoding lactoylglutathione lyase: MTACTTDAAMFRILGIDHLVLRSADVEALRRFYVDVLGCSVEREQTDLGLTQLRAGNALIDLVSLDGPLGRAGGAGPGAEGRNLDHFCVRIDPFDAGALRAWLAQHGVQTGEVAQRFGAEGKGPSLYVQDPDGNVVELKGPPTPVTAQ, from the coding sequence ATGACGGCCTGCACCACTGACGCCGCCATGTTCCGCATCCTCGGCATCGATCACCTGGTACTGCGCAGCGCCGACGTGGAGGCGCTGCGGCGCTTCTATGTCGACGTGCTGGGCTGCAGCGTGGAGCGCGAACAGACGGACCTGGGCCTGACGCAGCTGCGCGCGGGCAATGCGCTGATCGACCTGGTCTCGCTCGACGGCCCGCTGGGCCGTGCCGGCGGCGCGGGTCCCGGCGCGGAAGGGCGCAACCTCGACCACTTCTGCGTGCGCATCGACCCGTTCGATGCCGGCGCGCTGCGCGCCTGGCTGGCGCAGCACGGCGTGCAGACGGGAGAGGTGGCGCAGCGCTTCGGCGCCGAGGGCAAAGGGCCGTCGCTCTATGTGCAGGACCCGGACGGCAACGTCGTCGAACTGAAAGGACCGCCCACACCGGTGACCGCACAGTAA
- a CDS encoding aldehyde-activating protein codes for MTFHGSCHCGAIAFEVEADSIPSVIRCNCSICRRRGHLLWFVPRASFKLETPESNASTYRFNTMKIAHRFCPVCGCGPYADGQDKDGKPMAGVNVRCLDNVDLDSLKIIDYDGLHH; via the coding sequence ATGACCTTCCACGGAAGCTGCCACTGCGGCGCGATCGCATTCGAGGTCGAAGCCGACAGCATCCCCAGCGTGATCCGATGCAACTGCTCGATCTGCCGCCGCCGCGGCCACCTGCTGTGGTTCGTGCCGCGCGCGAGCTTCAAGCTCGAGACGCCCGAGAGCAACGCCTCCACCTATCGCTTCAACACCATGAAGATCGCGCACCGCTTCTGCCCGGTCTGTGGCTGCGGCCCGTATGCGGACGGCCAGGACAAGGACGGCAAGCCGATGGCCGGGGTCAATGTGCGCTGCCTGGACAATGTGGACCTGGACAGCCTGAAGATCATCGACTATGACGGCCTGCACCACTGA
- a CDS encoding MFS transporter (Catalyzes the ferredoxin-dependent oxidative decarboxylation of arylpyruvates~K04090: E1.2.7.8; indolepyruvate ferredoxin oxidoreductase [EC:1.2.7.8]): MNAPLTPPVSDAIRRALENVSLEDKYTLERGRIYISGTQALVRLPMLQQERDRAAGLNTAGFISGYRGSPLGALDLSLWKAKKHLAAHNIVFQAGLNEDLAATSVWGSQQVNMYPDAKFDGVFGMWYGKGPGVDRTGDVFKHANSAGSSKHGGVLVLAGDDHSAKSSTLAHQSEHIFKACGLPVLYPSNVQEYLDYGLHGWAMSRYSGLWVAMKCVTDVVESSASVELDPHRVQIVLPDDFIMPQGGLNIRWPDPPLEQEARLLDYKWYAGLAYVRANKIDRIEIDSPHARFGIMTGGKAYLDTRQALADLGLDDATCSQIGIRLYKVGCVWPLEAHGARAFAEGLQEILVVEEKRQIMEYALKEELYNWRDDVRPKVYGKFDEKDNAGGEWSIPQSNWLLPAHYELSPAIIAKAIATRLDKFELPMDVRARITARLAIIEAKEKALATPRVTAERKPWFCSGCPHNTSTNVPEGSRALAGIGCHYMTVWMDRNTSTFSQMGGEGVAWIGQAPFAGDKHVFANLGDGTYFHSGLLAIRASIAANVNITYKILYNDAVAMTGGQPVDGQLSVRDIAWQVHSEGAKKIVIVSDQPEKFNGAIKLPEGITIYHRDQLDRVQRELREVPGCSILLYDQTCATEKRRRRKRGTMEDPQRRAFINDAVCEGCGDCSVKSNCLSVEPLETEFGTKRQINQSSCNKDFSCVNGFCPSFVTAEGAQVRKPEQHGVSIGSLPALPEPELPPIRRAYGILVTGVGGTGVVTIGGLLGMAAHLENKGVTVLDMAGLAQKGGAVLSHVQLAARPDDLHATRIAMGEADLVIGCDAIVSATDEVISKTQAGRTRAVVNTAQTPTADFIKNPKWQFPGLSAEQDVRTAVGEKCEFINASGLAVALLGDAIYTNPLVLGYAWQKGWIPLTLQALERAIELNGVAVEKNKAAFDWGRHMAHDPEHVLSLTGKLKNTAEGAEVVKMPTSSGAMLEKLIARRMEHLAAYQDAAYARTYREAIDRVRAAESALAGSGKSLPLTEAAARNLAKLMAYKDEYEVARLYTDPVFLDKLRAQFEGEPGKDYQLNFWLAPPISAKRDDKGNLIKRKFGPSTMKLFRVLAKMKGLRGGMFDVFGKTEERRMERALIGEYRALLDELVAGLSLANYDTAVTLANLPDDIRGFGHVKENNLKAVRGRWAKLLEQFRHPETAQRAA; the protein is encoded by the coding sequence ATGAATGCCCCCCTGACCCCTCCGGTCAGCGACGCCATCCGCCGCGCGCTCGAAAACGTTTCCCTCGAAGACAAATACACGCTGGAGCGTGGCCGCATCTATATCAGCGGCACGCAGGCCCTGGTACGCCTGCCGATGCTCCAGCAGGAACGCGACCGCGCTGCCGGCCTGAACACCGCCGGTTTTATCTCCGGCTACCGGGGCTCGCCACTGGGCGCGCTGGACCTGTCGCTGTGGAAGGCCAAGAAGCACCTCGCCGCGCACAACATCGTGTTCCAGGCCGGCCTCAACGAGGACCTGGCCGCGACCTCGGTGTGGGGGTCGCAGCAGGTGAACATGTATCCGGACGCCAAGTTCGATGGCGTGTTCGGCATGTGGTACGGCAAGGGGCCGGGCGTGGACCGCACCGGTGACGTGTTCAAGCACGCCAACTCGGCAGGATCGTCGAAGCACGGCGGCGTGCTGGTGCTGGCCGGTGACGACCATTCGGCCAAGTCCTCGACGCTGGCGCACCAGTCCGAGCACATCTTCAAGGCCTGCGGCCTGCCGGTGCTGTATCCGTCGAACGTGCAGGAGTACCTGGACTACGGCCTGCACGGCTGGGCCATGAGCCGCTACTCCGGCCTATGGGTGGCGATGAAATGCGTGACCGACGTGGTGGAATCGTCGGCCTCGGTGGAACTGGATCCGCACCGCGTGCAGATCGTGCTGCCGGACGACTTCATCATGCCGCAGGGCGGCCTGAACATCCGCTGGCCGGACCCGCCGCTGGAACAGGAAGCACGCCTGCTCGACTACAAGTGGTACGCAGGCCTGGCCTATGTGCGCGCCAACAAGATCGACCGCATCGAGATCGATTCGCCGCATGCGCGCTTCGGCATCATGACCGGCGGCAAGGCCTACCTCGACACGCGCCAGGCGCTGGCCGACCTGGGCCTGGACGATGCCACCTGCTCGCAAATCGGCATCCGTCTGTACAAGGTGGGCTGCGTGTGGCCGCTGGAAGCGCACGGCGCGCGCGCCTTTGCCGAAGGCCTGCAGGAAATCCTGGTGGTCGAAGAGAAGCGCCAGATCATGGAGTACGCGCTCAAGGAAGAGCTGTACAACTGGCGCGACGACGTGCGCCCCAAGGTCTACGGCAAGTTCGACGAGAAGGACAACGCGGGCGGCGAATGGTCGATCCCGCAAAGCAACTGGCTGCTGCCGGCGCACTATGAGCTGTCGCCGGCGATCATCGCCAAGGCCATCGCCACCCGGCTGGACAAATTCGAGCTGCCGATGGACGTGCGCGCGCGCATCACCGCGCGCCTGGCGATCATCGAGGCCAAGGAGAAGGCGCTGGCCACGCCGCGCGTGACCGCCGAGCGCAAGCCGTGGTTCTGCTCGGGCTGCCCGCACAACACCTCGACCAATGTTCCCGAGGGCTCGCGCGCGCTGGCCGGCATCGGCTGCCACTACATGACGGTGTGGATGGACCGCAATACCAGCACCTTCAGCCAGATGGGCGGCGAAGGCGTGGCGTGGATCGGCCAGGCGCCGTTCGCGGGCGACAAGCACGTGTTCGCCAACCTGGGCGACGGCACCTACTTCCACTCCGGGCTGCTGGCGATCCGCGCGTCGATCGCGGCGAACGTCAACATCACCTACAAGATCCTGTACAACGATGCGGTGGCGATGACCGGCGGCCAGCCGGTGGACGGCCAGCTCTCGGTGCGGGACATCGCCTGGCAGGTGCATAGCGAAGGCGCGAAGAAGATCGTCATCGTCAGCGACCAGCCGGAGAAGTTCAACGGCGCGATCAAGCTGCCCGAGGGCATCACCATCTATCACCGCGACCAGCTCGACCGCGTGCAGCGCGAACTGCGTGAAGTGCCGGGCTGCTCCATCCTGCTCTACGACCAGACCTGCGCCACCGAAAAGCGCCGGCGCCGCAAGCGCGGCACGATGGAGGACCCGCAACGCCGCGCCTTTATCAACGATGCGGTGTGCGAAGGCTGCGGCGACTGCTCGGTCAAGTCCAACTGCCTGTCGGTGGAACCGCTGGAAACTGAATTCGGCACCAAGCGCCAGATCAACCAGTCGTCCTGCAACAAGGACTTCTCGTGCGTGAACGGCTTCTGCCCGAGCTTTGTCACGGCCGAAGGCGCGCAGGTGCGCAAGCCCGAGCAGCACGGCGTGTCGATTGGCAGCCTGCCCGCGCTGCCTGAGCCGGAACTGCCGCCGATCCGCCGTGCCTACGGCATTCTCGTAACCGGCGTGGGCGGCACCGGCGTGGTGACCATCGGCGGGCTGCTCGGCATGGCTGCGCACCTGGAGAACAAGGGCGTCACCGTGCTCGACATGGCGGGCCTGGCGCAGAAAGGCGGCGCGGTGCTGTCGCACGTGCAGCTGGCCGCGCGCCCGGACGACCTGCATGCCACGCGCATCGCGATGGGCGAGGCGGACCTGGTGATCGGCTGCGATGCGATCGTGTCGGCCACCGACGAGGTCATCTCCAAGACCCAGGCCGGCCGCACCCGCGCCGTGGTCAACACCGCGCAGACGCCGACGGCGGATTTCATCAAGAACCCGAAGTGGCAGTTCCCCGGCCTGTCGGCCGAGCAGGACGTGCGCACCGCCGTGGGCGAGAAGTGCGAGTTCATCAACGCCTCGGGTCTCGCCGTGGCGCTGCTGGGCGACGCGATCTACACCAACCCGCTGGTGCTCGGCTATGCCTGGCAGAAGGGCTGGATCCCGCTGACGCTGCAAGCGCTGGAGCGCGCCATCGAGCTGAACGGCGTGGCTGTCGAGAAGAACAAGGCCGCATTCGACTGGGGCCGCCATATGGCGCACGACCCCGAGCACGTGCTGTCGCTGACCGGCAAGCTGAAGAACACCGCGGAAGGCGCGGAAGTGGTCAAGATGCCGACTTCGAGCGGCGCGATGCTGGAGAAGCTGATCGCCCGGCGCATGGAGCACCTGGCGGCCTACCAGGATGCCGCGTACGCACGCACCTACCGCGAAGCCATCGACCGCGTGCGCGCGGCCGAAAGCGCGCTGGCTGGCAGCGGCAAGTCGCTACCGCTGACGGAGGCCGCGGCACGCAACCTGGCCAAGCTGATGGCGTACAAGGACGAGTACGAGGTGGCACGGCTCTACACCGACCCTGTCTTCCTCGACAAGCTGCGTGCCCAGTTCGAGGGCGAGCCGGGCAAGGACTACCAGCTCAATTTCTGGCTGGCGCCGCCGATCAGCGCCAAGCGCGACGACAAGGGCAACCTGATCAAGCGCAAGTTCGGTCCCTCGACGATGAAGCTGTTCCGCGTGCTGGCGAAGATGAAGGGGCTGCGCGGCGGGATGTTCGATGTCTTCGGCAAGACCGAGGAGCGCCGCATGGAACGCGCCCTGATCGGCGAGTATCGTGCGCTGCTGGACGAACTGGTTGCGGGCCTGAGCCTGGCCAACTATGACACCGCGGTAACGCTGGCGAACCTGCCGGACGATATCCGCGGCTTCGGCCACGTGAAGGAGAACAACCTGAAGGCAGTACGCGGGCGCTGGGCGAAGTTGCTCGAGCAGTTCCGGCATCCGGAGACGGCGCAGCGCGCTGCCTGA
- a CDS encoding transposase IS609 (K07496: K07496; putative transposase): MQRLQAYKYELMPTGEQQRNMRRFSGSCRFVFNKALALQKARYEQGEKKHGYAGLCKLLTEWRNSTETAWLADAPVHPLQQTLKDLERAYGNFFAKRADFPRFKKKGRGDSFRYPDPKQIKLDQASSRLFLPKLGWLRYRNSRKVLGVVKNVTVRQSCGKWFVSIQTEREVEQPVAQAASAVGIDMGVARFATLSDGTFYAPLNSFKRQEAALRKAQQAMSRKQKFSSNWKKAKARVQRIHSRLGNARRDYLHKCSTTISQNHAMVCIEDLQVRNMSRSAAGSTEQPGKQVHAKSGLNKAILDQGWFEFRRQLDYKLAWNGGYLIAVPPQNTSRTCPCCGHVSADNRQTQARFECVECGFEENADVVGAINVLRAGHARLACEVNAAVTASAAGTHRSDSGAAQCRV, translated from the coding sequence ATGCAGCGACTTCAAGCCTACAAGTACGAACTGATGCCGACCGGCGAGCAGCAACGCAACATGCGTCGCTTTTCTGGTTCGTGCCGGTTCGTCTTCAACAAGGCACTGGCGTTGCAGAAGGCTCGTTACGAGCAAGGCGAGAAGAAGCACGGCTACGCCGGACTGTGCAAGCTGCTCACCGAGTGGCGCAACAGCACGGAAACCGCATGGCTGGCCGACGCGCCGGTTCATCCGCTGCAACAGACGCTCAAAGATTTGGAGCGGGCCTACGGCAACTTCTTTGCCAAGCGGGCCGACTTTCCGCGCTTCAAGAAGAAGGGCCGGGGCGACAGTTTCCGCTATCCCGACCCCAAGCAAATCAAGCTCGACCAGGCCAGCAGCCGCCTGTTTTTGCCCAAGCTGGGCTGGCTACGATACCGCAACAGCCGGAAGGTGCTGGGGGTGGTGAAGAACGTCACAGTCAGGCAGTCCTGCGGCAAGTGGTTCGTGTCGATCCAGACCGAGCGTGAGGTCGAACAGCCGGTGGCACAGGCCGCGAGCGCGGTTGGCATCGACATGGGTGTTGCCCGGTTCGCCACGCTTTCGGACGGGACGTTCTACGCCCCGCTCAATAGTTTCAAGCGGCAAGAGGCCGCGCTGCGCAAAGCGCAGCAGGCGATGAGCCGCAAACAGAAGTTCAGCAGCAACTGGAAGAAGGCGAAAGCCCGCGTCCAGCGCATCCATTCCCGCCTCGGCAATGCCCGCCGAGACTACCTCCACAAGTGCTCCACCACGATCAGCCAAAACCACGCGATGGTGTGTATCGAGGACTTGCAGGTACGGAACATGTCCAGGTCGGCGGCAGGCAGCACCGAACAGCCGGGCAAGCAGGTTCATGCCAAGTCCGGCCTGAACAAAGCCATCCTCGATCAAGGCTGGTTCGAGTTCCGCCGCCAACTGGACTACAAGCTGGCTTGGAACGGTGGTTATCTCATCGCCGTGCCACCGCAGAACACGAGCCGCACCTGTCCGTGCTGCGGCCATGTCTCGGCAGACAACCGCCAGACGCAAGCCCGGTTCGAGTGCGTGGAATGCGGTTTCGAGGAAAATGCCGATGTGGTCGGCGCGATCAATGTTCTAAGGGCGGGACACGCCCGGTTAGCCTGTGAAGTGAACGCTGCGGTAACGGCGTCAGCAGCAGGAACCCACCGAAGCGACTCAGGGGCGGCTCAATGCCGCGTCTGA
- a CDS encoding acetyltransferase GCN5 has protein sequence MLIRPFRTEDEDTIVALWQACGLTRPWNDPHRDIARKLTEQPELFLVGELGGQPVASAMVGFDGHRGWVYYLAVHPELQGKGYGRMLMAHAEQLLVERGCPKINLLVRAGNRAVIDFYDQLGYAPDEAVSLGKRLIPDI, from the coding sequence ATGCTGATCCGCCCCTTCCGCACCGAAGACGAAGACACGATCGTTGCCCTGTGGCAGGCATGCGGCCTGACGCGCCCGTGGAACGACCCGCATCGCGATATCGCGCGCAAACTGACCGAGCAGCCGGAGCTGTTCCTGGTGGGCGAACTCGGCGGCCAGCCGGTAGCCTCCGCCATGGTGGGGTTCGACGGGCATCGCGGCTGGGTCTACTATCTGGCAGTACACCCCGAGCTGCAGGGCAAGGGTTACGGACGCATGCTGATGGCGCATGCCGAACAGCTGCTGGTCGAACGGGGCTGCCCCAAGATCAACCTGCTGGTGCGCGCGGGCAATCGCGCGGTGATCGATTTCTACGACCAGCTGGGCTACGCGCCCGACGAGGCGGTCAGTCTTGGCAAACGGCTGATCCCGGATATCTAG
- a CDS encoding catalytic subunit of aromatic ring-opening dioxygenase, with the protein MLPALYISHGSPMLAIDPGPTGAAFDALGERLRAQRPRAVLVVSAHWIYSTLVVSNRERQEAWHDFGGFPRELYALRYDAPGSPALALRAKALIEAAAIPGAGFVCQDEERPLDHGAWMPMRHFFPDADVPVVQLAFNPYLPPATQIAIGRALAPLREEGVLLLASGSFTHNLQEVFGSGSRRDQHGPQAEPYVEAFRSWMTEALDEALATGDTSRIADYREQAPYARRAHPTDEHLLPFYVALGAALGPQGAGAGTPAPVSVARVADEVTYGVLAMDSFVFEGMGAGAPLKAVA; encoded by the coding sequence ATGCTACCCGCACTCTATATCTCACACGGCTCCCCGATGCTTGCAATCGATCCTGGTCCGACCGGCGCCGCCTTCGATGCGCTCGGCGAGCGGCTGCGCGCGCAGCGCCCGCGCGCGGTGCTGGTGGTCTCGGCTCACTGGATCTACAGCACGCTGGTGGTGAGCAACCGCGAGCGGCAGGAAGCCTGGCATGACTTCGGCGGCTTCCCGCGCGAGCTGTACGCGCTGCGCTACGATGCCCCAGGCTCGCCGGCGCTGGCGTTGCGGGCCAAGGCCCTGATCGAGGCTGCCGCCATCCCCGGCGCCGGCTTTGTCTGCCAGGACGAGGAACGGCCGCTGGACCACGGCGCCTGGATGCCGATGCGGCACTTCTTCCCGGATGCCGACGTGCCGGTGGTCCAACTGGCGTTCAATCCCTACCTGCCGCCCGCCACGCAGATCGCGATCGGCCGCGCGCTGGCGCCGCTGCGCGAGGAGGGCGTGCTGCTGCTGGCCTCGGGCAGCTTCACGCACAACCTGCAGGAGGTGTTCGGCAGCGGCAGCCGGCGCGACCAGCATGGGCCGCAGGCCGAGCCGTATGTGGAAGCCTTCCGCAGCTGGATGACCGAGGCGCTCGACGAAGCGCTTGCCACCGGCGATACCAGCCGCATTGCCGACTACCGTGAGCAGGCGCCGTATGCGCGCCGCGCGCACCCGACCGACGAGCACCTGCTGCCGTTCTACGTGGCGCTGGGCGCTGCGCTGGGGCCGCAGGGCGCAGGCGCGGGTACGCCCGCTCCAGTCAGTGTGGCGCGCGTGGCCGATGAAGTGACCTATGGCGTGCTCGCCATGGACAGCTTCGTGTTTGAAGGGATGGGCGCGGGCGCGCCGCTGAAGGCCGTTGCCTGA
- a CDS encoding transposase (K07491: K07491; putative transposase) — protein sequence MHVHLVFVAKYRRRVFDGDAIKRLHAIFDKVCADFEANLIEMDGEDDHVHLLVEYPPKVAVSNLVNSLKGVSSRLLRKERPDIQKRYWKGVLWSPSYFASSCGGAPIAIVRQYIEQQQTPH from the coding sequence ATGCACGTCCATTTGGTCTTCGTGGCGAAATACCGCCGCAGAGTGTTCGACGGCGACGCCATCAAACGGCTGCACGCCATCTTCGACAAGGTATGCGCCGACTTCGAGGCGAACTTGATCGAGATGGACGGCGAGGACGATCACGTTCACCTGCTGGTGGAGTACCCGCCAAAGGTCGCGGTGTCGAATCTGGTGAACAGCCTCAAGGGCGTGTCCAGCCGCCTGCTGCGCAAGGAAAGACCCGACATCCAGAAACGCTACTGGAAGGGCGTGCTGTGGTCGCCTTCCTACTTCGCATCATCCTGTGGCGGCGCACCGATCGCCATCGTGCGCCAGTACATCGAACAACAGCAGACCCCACACTGA
- a CDS encoding MFS transporter: MPRLSAVGISGLQVGEDVKTLEASSDADAANAKTDASPARSGPAHPATPPRRLVWILGLTETISWGTLFFAFTVFIDPMIRSLGWSKPFLAGGYSLGLLVWAMCSFAVGRLLDRAPARRVMGAGSVLAGLGLLLWAWTPSQAMFLLMWVPIGLAMATTLYEPAFVVLRQAYGDQYQKPIMVVTLMAGFASTIFVPLAQWLVIHLGWRPTLVGFAMLNLLVCAPLHARMRYALHPTYTGMTPSDGEPSSDGIARTTLRQPVFWAVVLAFTATAVVASLLGAHLIPMLTEKGLPVAQQLVVAALIGPAQVVGRMLMMRAAVRHPVRLSLPVYVLMVAGLLCFALGQGAWLMVAAVLYGCANGVNTMLRAMAMPELISRHHYATLNGLMMTPVLLMQAAAPWLGALLWRAASGYWLMLWVMVALALGALLAFGYALHRRGLLRMDRAAR; this comes from the coding sequence ATGCCGCGTCTGAGCGCCGTAGGAATCTCCGGCCTTCAGGTCGGGGAGGATGTCAAAACACTAGAAGCCAGCTCCGACGCGGACGCCGCCAACGCCAAAACTGACGCCAGCCCGGCACGCTCCGGACCCGCGCACCCCGCCACGCCGCCGCGCCGGCTGGTCTGGATCCTCGGCCTGACCGAGACCATCTCCTGGGGCACGCTGTTCTTCGCCTTCACCGTCTTTATCGACCCGATGATCCGCAGCCTGGGCTGGTCCAAGCCCTTCCTGGCGGGCGGCTATTCGCTCGGGCTGCTGGTGTGGGCGATGTGCTCGTTCGCGGTCGGACGGCTGCTGGACCGTGCGCCGGCGCGCAGGGTGATGGGCGCGGGCTCGGTGCTGGCGGGGCTGGGCCTGCTGCTGTGGGCGTGGACGCCCTCGCAAGCCATGTTCCTGCTGATGTGGGTGCCGATCGGGCTGGCCATGGCCACCACGCTGTACGAACCCGCCTTCGTGGTGCTGCGCCAGGCCTATGGCGACCAGTACCAGAAGCCCATCATGGTGGTCACGCTGATGGCCGGCTTCGCCAGCACGATCTTCGTGCCGCTGGCGCAATGGCTGGTGATTCATCTCGGCTGGCGCCCGACGCTGGTCGGCTTTGCCATGCTGAACCTGCTGGTCTGCGCGCCGCTGCACGCACGCATGCGCTACGCGCTGCACCCGACCTACACCGGCATGACCCCGTCCGACGGCGAGCCCAGCAGCGATGGCATCGCGCGCACCACGCTGCGCCAGCCGGTGTTCTGGGCGGTGGTGCTGGCCTTCACCGCCACCGCGGTGGTCGCTTCGCTGCTGGGCGCGCACCTGATCCCGATGCTGACCGAGAAGGGCCTGCCGGTGGCGCAGCAGCTGGTGGTGGCGGCGCTGATCGGCCCCGCGCAGGTGGTGGGCCGCATGCTGATGATGCGCGCTGCGGTGCGGCACCCGGTGCGGCTGTCGCTACCGGTCTATGTGCTGATGGTCGCCGGGCTGCTGTGCTTTGCCCTGGGGCAAGGTGCCTGGCTGATGGTGGCCGCGGTGCTCTACGGCTGCGCCAACGGCGTCAACACCATGCTGCGCGCGATGGCCATGCCCGAGCTGATCTCGCGCCATCACTACGCCACGCTCAATGGGCTGATGATGACGCCGGTGCTGCTGATGCAGGCGGCCGCGCCTTGGCTGGGCGCGCTGCTGTGGCGCGCCGCGAGCGGCTACTGGCTGATGCTGTGGGTGATGGTGGCGCTGGCGCTGGGCGCGCTGCTGGCCTTCGGCTATGCGCTGCACCGGCGCGGGCTGCTGCGAATGGATCGCGCCGCACGCTAG
- a CDS encoding amino acid ABC transporter permease, protein MALFFVNGATFATWGVHIPTIKARFGLSDAWLSLAMLAVAGGAILAMGPVGRWVARAGSGRASMAGGLLFALCTVAILAMPTFWLLLPALVAFGMANAAFDVAMNAQAATVEASRTRPVMSALHGMFSLGGMVGAGFGGLMLSLGVAPLAHASLMAGVTALVALLTLPGLLPDHPVMPSAGHHRDHAVRALWLLGLLAFLGLIGEGAMYDWTSVYMRDVTQAPDGWISLGYAAFSGGMACGRFGGDRLRARLGDGTTLTGSAWLGFAGIALALLVPLPVAALAGFTLMGLGAANMVPIFFVAASRLPGVAPAQAISRVARFAYLGLLLGPVLIGGVAHLANLRIGLAVVALTMGWIALAGARAARRYLPPRDR, encoded by the coding sequence ATGGCGCTGTTCTTCGTCAACGGCGCCACCTTTGCCACCTGGGGCGTGCATATCCCGACCATCAAGGCGCGCTTCGGCCTGTCCGATGCCTGGCTGTCGCTGGCGATGCTGGCCGTGGCCGGCGGCGCCATCCTGGCGATGGGGCCGGTCGGGCGCTGGGTCGCACGCGCCGGCAGCGGGCGCGCGTCGATGGCCGGCGGACTGTTGTTCGCGCTGTGCACCGTGGCGATCCTGGCGATGCCTACGTTCTGGCTGCTGCTGCCCGCGCTGGTTGCGTTCGGCATGGCCAATGCAGCCTTCGACGTCGCCATGAACGCGCAGGCCGCCACGGTCGAGGCCAGTCGCACGCGGCCCGTGATGTCGGCGCTGCACGGCATGTTCAGCCTCGGCGGGATGGTGGGGGCCGGGTTCGGCGGGCTGATGCTGTCGCTGGGGGTGGCGCCGCTGGCGCATGCGTCATTGATGGCGGGCGTGACGGCGCTGGTGGCGCTGCTCACCCTGCCCGGGTTGCTGCCCGACCATCCGGTGATGCCGTCGGCGGGCCACCATCGCGACCACGCCGTGCGCGCGCTGTGGCTGCTGGGGCTGCTGGCCTTCCTCGGGTTGATCGGTGAAGGGGCGATGTACGACTGGACCAGCGTCTATATGCGCGACGTGACGCAGGCGCCCGATGGCTGGATCAGCCTGGGCTATGCCGCGTTCTCGGGCGGCATGGCGTGCGGGCGCTTCGGCGGCGACCGCCTGCGTGCGCGCCTGGGCGATGGCACGACGCTGACCGGCAGTGCCTGGCTGGGCTTCGCCGGCATCGCATTGGCGCTGCTAGTACCGCTGCCAGTAGCGGCGCTGGCCGGCTTCACGCTGATGGGACTGGGTGCGGCCAATATGGTGCCGATCTTCTTTGTCGCCGCCTCGCGGCTGCCGGGCGTGGCGCCGGCCCAGGCGATCTCGCGCGTGGCGCGCTTTGCCTACCTGGGCCTGCTGCTGGGGCCGGTGCTGATCGGCGGCGTGGCGCACCTGGCCAATCTGCGCATCGGGCTGGCGGTAGTGGCGCTGACGATGGGCTGGATCGCACTGGCGGGCGCCCGCGCGGCGCGGCGCTATCTGCCGCCGCGCGACCGGTAA
- a CDS encoding phosphohydrolase: MSDTHAPARATFSHMEQGTREDWAAISAEFMPFAQALPDRVLAHLRLLDGDCGGFPVDRLTHSLQTATLAHRDGQDEEYVVCALLHDIGDTLGSFNHPDIAAAILKPFVSAENLWMVEKHGVFQGYYFFHHLGLDRNLREQYRSQPELFERTAEFCRKYDAAAFMTDYDTLPLSFFEPMVRRVLSQPKNSMYVKPGEATLAQP, from the coding sequence ATGAGCGACACCCACGCGCCTGCACGCGCCACTTTCAGCCACATGGAGCAAGGCACCCGCGAGGACTGGGCGGCCATCTCCGCCGAGTTCATGCCCTTCGCGCAGGCCCTGCCGGATCGCGTGCTGGCGCACCTGCGCCTGCTCGACGGCGATTGCGGCGGCTTTCCGGTGGACCGGCTGACGCATTCGCTGCAGACCGCGACGCTTGCGCACCGCGACGGGCAGGACGAGGAGTACGTGGTCTGCGCGCTGCTGCACGATATCGGGGATACGCTCGGAAGCTTTAACCATCCCGATATCGCCGCTGCCATCCTCAAGCCCTTCGTCAGCGCCGAGAACCTGTGGATGGTGGAAAAGCATGGCGTATTCCAGGGCTACTACTTCTTCCACCACCTGGGCCTGGACCGCAACCTGCGCGAGCAGTACCGCAGCCAGCCCGAACTGTTCGAGCGCACCGCGGAGTTCTGCCGCAAGTATGATGCCGCGGCCTTCATGACGGACTACGACACGTTGCCGCTGTCGTTCTTCGAGCCGATGGTGCGGCGCGTGCTGTCGCAGCCGAAGAATTCGATGTATGTGAAACCTGGCGAAGCGACGCTCGCACAGCCCTGA